The following coding sequences are from one Solea solea chromosome 11, fSolSol10.1, whole genome shotgun sequence window:
- the LOC131468561 gene encoding semaphorin-3F-like, with translation MTVTMTASGAQLLLLALCVYRGSGLQQSAPRVRLSFKELMDTRAARPFSFSFNTSDYRILLMDQDQGRLYLGSREYLVALDMQNVNKEPLIIHWPASAKRKGECQMTGKGRQGECANFVRLIEPWNRTHLYTCGTGAYQPICTFINRGWRAEDYLFRLVPGYVDSGKGKCSYDPTQENIAVLIDGNLYAGVHIDFMSTDAALFRTMGGRTVIRTEQYDSRWLNEPVFVQIQQIPDSAEKNDDKLYFFFREKSLDSSGGASPTVLARVGRVCLNDEGGQKSLVNRWTTFLKARLICSVIGEDGVETRFDELRDVFIQRTQDERNPMVYALFTTAGSVFKGSAVCVYSMADIRNVFNGPFAHKHGHNYQWTEYTGKIPYPRPGTCPGGTFTPGIRSSKNFSDEAVDFIRSHPLMFHPVYPIHRRPLVVRTGVDYRFTAMVVDQVDAVDGRYEVLFLGTDRGTVQKVIVLPKDPISMEELTLEEVEVFRTRAPVKTMKISSKRQQLYVSSDAGLTQVSLHRCGVYGRACSDCCLARDPYCAWDGESCSAFTPSTKRRSRRQDVKHGDPLRQCRGFNAKVEKRLRETVQFGVEGSSTFLECQPRSPQATVKWLFQREGKRKVLNRMGGVMKTNHGILLKSLNQSDAGLYHCLATENNFKHTVARVALRILDRDIVLALTAQDEDEEPKTRQTGHSPQSSFVSTPFPPEIRLINQYCQSYWEQLSPKQQQQRKRTSRRHTESQDQGLG, from the exons ATGACTGTTACCATGACAGCATCTGGAGCCCAGCTCCTCCTGTTAGCCTTATGTGTTTACAGAGGCTCAGGCCTGCAGCAGTCTGCGCCGCGGGTTCGCCTCTCCTTCAAAG AACTGATGGACACGCGAGCGGCACGACCCTTCAGTTTCTCCTTCAACACCAGCGACTACCGCATCCTCCTGATGGATCAGGACCAGGGCCGCCTTTACCTGGGCAGCCGCGAGTACCTGGTAGCCCTGGACATGCAGAACGTCAACAAGGAGCCACTTATA ATCCACTGGCCAGCGTCTGCTAAGAGAAAGGGAGAATGTCAGATGACGGGAAAGGGGAGACAG GGTGAATGTGCCAACTTTGTGAGACTGATAGAACCGTGGAACCGCACCCACCTCTACACCTGTGGAACCGGGGCGTACCAGCCTATCTGCACTTTCATCAACAGAGGCTGGAGGGCAGAG GACTACCTGTTTAGGCTGGTCCCTGGGTACGTGGATTCAGGGAAGGGAAAATGTTCCTATGATCCAACACAGGAGAACATTGCAGTTCTAATCG ATGGTAACTTGTACGCAGGCGTTCACATCGACTTCATGAGCACAGACGCGGCTCTGTTTAGGACCATGGGAGGGAGAACGGTGATCAGGACAGAGCAGTATGACTCCAGGTGGCTCAACG AGCCCGTGTTTGTTCAGATCCAGCAGATCCCTGACAGTGCAGAAAAGAACGACGACAAACTCTACTTCTTCTTCCGTGAGAAGAGCCTAGACTCCAGCGGTGGGGCGAGTCCCACCGTGTTAGCCAGGGTTGGGAGAGTGTGTCTG AATGATGAAGGAGGGCAGAAGTCCCTGGTGAACCGCTGGACGACATTCCTGAAGGCCCGTCTTATCTGCTCCGTGATAGGCGAGGATGGCGTGGAGACGCGATTTGATGAACTAC GGGATGTGTTTATTCAACGCACACAGGATGAACGGAACCCGATGGTGTATGCACTCTTCACCACAGCGGG ttcTGTGTTCAAGGGCTCAGCTGTCTGCGTGTACTCAATGGCCGACATCCGCAACGTCTTCAACGGACCATTCGCCCACAAACATGGCCATAATTACCAATGGACAGAGTACACTGGCAAGATTCCATACCCGCGGCCTGGAACG TGTCCGGGAGGAACCTTCACACCAGGCATCCGCTCCTCCAAGAACTTCTCAGATGAAGCCGTGGACTTCATCCGGTCCCATCCCCTCATGTTCCATCCAGTTTATCCTATCCATCgccgccccctggtggtgagAACGGGTGTGGACTACCGCTTCACTGCCATGGTGGTGGATCAGGTGGATGCTGTCGATGGACGCTACGAGGTGCTCTTCCTCGGCACAG ACAGAGGCACTGTGCAGAAAGTCATTGTTTTGCCAAAGGATCCAATCAGCATGGAGGAACTCACACTAGAGGAAGTGGAGGTTTTTCGG ACCAGGGCTCCTGTGAAAACAATGAAGATATCTTCAAAAAGA CAACAGCTGTACGTGTCATCAGACGCGGGGCTGACGCAGGTGTCGCTGCACCGCTGTGGCGTGTACGGCCGGGCGTGCTCTGACTGCTGTCTCGCCCGGGACCCGTACTGTGCCTGGGACGGCGAGAGCTGCTCTGCCTTCACCCCGTCCACCAAAAG GAGGAGCAGACGACAGGATGTGAAACACGGTGACCCGCTGAGGCAGTGCAGGGGCTTCAATGCCAAAG tggAGAAACGTCTCAGGGAAACCGTTCAGTTTGGAGTGGAGGGCAGCAGCACTTTCCTGGAGTGTCAGCCTCGCTCTCCACAGGCCACGGTCAAGTGGCTTTTCCAGAGGGAAGGAAAGAGAAAAGTG CTCAACCGTATGGGAGGTGTTATGAAGACCAATCACGGCATCCTTCTGAAATCGCTGAACCAGTCAGACGCGGGCCTCTACCACTGCCTCGCCACGGAAAACAACTTTAAACACACGGTTGCCCGCGTGGCGCTGCGCATCCTGGATCGAGACATTGTTTTAGCCCTCACTGCTCAAGATGAGGACGAGGAGCCAAAAACCCGCCAGACGGGACACAGCCCACAGTCGTCCTTTGTCTCCACACCTTTCCCACCCGAGATCAGACTGATTAACCAGTACTGCCAGTCCTACTGGGAACAGCTTAGtcccaaacagcagcagcagcgcaagCGCACCAGCCGCAGGCACACAGAGAGCCAGGACCAAGGCCTTGGTTAG
- the wasb gene encoding WASP actin nucleation promoting factor b isoform X1, which yields MSRGSKSKSENAHSLLLSPQENEKLEELLGRRCASLVTSVAQLFMALPHSPSVWSLQHSGVVCFVKDNPQRSYFIRMFDVKTGRQIWEQEIYNQIVYYSPRSFFHTFPADDCHVGLNFADEKEAEAFQNAVRDKISQRNTRQEKTERKQRPLPPGDRGALPPLPPEKASSGSPGSYRMATVDIQNPDIQSSRYRSMPSPATLSPLSSKDKKKDKKKNKKGPKLSKADIGAPSGFKHVSHVGWDPNNLDPDLLNVLSKAGIGEADMRDEATAQLIYNVIEQSGGMEAVKRELSKEASGPPLPPPSRGSLPPLPGSSPSAPTPPPHRGRSGPLPPIPGQPQRGSPTAHPATARGGMPPPPPPANRGGPPPPPPPVHSVPSPPTSHFSHVSTPLAPHNMPPPPPPSSQHCSMGFPSPPVPSTPSRGGGGPPPPPPPPPPPPPPSNFPTPPRSVSGGPPPPAPESIGGGDGRGALLDQIRLGKKLRNVPDSVDAAAPTSPGSGEGIVGALMMVMQKRSKVIHSSDESEDEGGDDDEDDDEWDD from the exons ATGAGCCGTGGATCTAAATCTAAGTCAGAGAATGCCCACAGCTTGCTGCTGAGCCCGCAGGAGAATGAGAAGTtggaggagctgctgggcagAAGGTGTGCT TCCTTGGTCACTTCAGTAGCACAGCTGTTCATGGCTCTGCCTCACAGTCCATCAGTGTGGAGCTTACAGCACAGTGGAGTGGTGTGCTTCGTCAAAGACAACCCGCAGCGCTCCTACTTCATACGCATGTTTGACGTCAAG ACAGGAAGGCAGATTTGGGAGCAGGAGATCTACAACCAAATAGTTTACTACTCCCCACGGTCGTTCTTTCACACCTTTCCTGCAGAT GATTGTCACGTGGGACTGAACTTTGCCGATGAGAAGGAAGCAGAGGCCTTCCAAAATGCTGTCCGggacaaaatcagtcaaagaaacaCCCGCCAAG agaagacagagaggaaacagcgccccctgccacctggtg ACAGAGGTGCTCTGCCTCCGCTGCCACCTGAAAAAG CATCATCTGGTAGCCCTGGATCTTATCGCATGGCTACTGTGGACATACAGAACCCAGATATCCAGTCTTCACGATACCGCTCGATGCCTTCTCCCGCCACTCTGTCGCCTTTGAGCAGCAAAGATAAGAAaaaggacaagaagaagaataaaaagggCCCCAAACTTTCCAAAGCAGACATAGGAGCACCCAGTGGATTTAA ACACGTTTCTCATGTCGGATGGGATCCCAACAATCTTGACCCTGATCTGTTGAATGTGCTCTCCAAAGCCGGGATCGGTGAGGCGGACATGAGAGATGAAGCGACTGCTCAGCTTATCTATAATGTCATCGAGCAGTCTGGAGGCATGGAGGCGGTAAAAAGGGAGCTGAGCAAAGAAG CTTCTGGACCTCCACTCCCTCCACCCAGCAGAGGCTCACTGCCTCCTCTGCCAGGCTCCAGTCCCTCCGCCCCGACCCCCCCACCTCATCGAGGCCGGTCTGGACCCCTGCCTCCCATCCCAGGCCAGCCACAGCGAGGGTCCCCGACTGCTCATCCAGCCACAGCACGTGGAGGGATGcctcccccaccacctccaGCCAACAGAGGTggtcctccaccaccaccaccacctgtaCACTCTGTCCCCTCACCTCCCACCTCACATTTCTCCCACGTCTCAACACCTTTGGCCCCCCACAACATGCCTCCTCCGCCACCACCGTCTAGCCAGCATTGCTCAATGGGCTTCCCATCTCCTCCTGTCCCGTCTACACCCAGCAGAGGGGGTGGAggcccaccacctcctcctccccctcctcctccaccacctccgcCTTCAAATTTCCCAACACCACCACGTTCTGTATCAGGTGGGCCTCCGCCACCTGCCCCCGAATCCATTGGAGGAGGAGACGGCAGAGGAGCCCTGCTGGATCAGATCCGACTGGGGAAGAAACTCAGAAAT GTGCCAGATAGTGTGGATGCTGCAGCGCCTACATCTCCAGGATCAGGTGAGGGCATCGTTGGTGCTCTCATGATGGTCATGCAGAAGAGGAGCAAAGTCATCCATTCATCTG ATGAAAGCGAAGACGAGGGCGGAGACGACGACGAGGACGACGACGAATGGGACGACTGA
- the wasb gene encoding WASP actin nucleation promoting factor b isoform X2, whose product MALPHSPSVWSLQHSGVVCFVKDNPQRSYFIRMFDVKTGRQIWEQEIYNQIVYYSPRSFFHTFPADDCHVGLNFADEKEAEAFQNAVRDKISQRNTRQEKTERKQRPLPPGDRGALPPLPPEKASSGSPGSYRMATVDIQNPDIQSSRYRSMPSPATLSPLSSKDKKKDKKKNKKGPKLSKADIGAPSGFKHVSHVGWDPNNLDPDLLNVLSKAGIGEADMRDEATAQLIYNVIEQSGGMEAVKRELSKEASGPPLPPPSRGSLPPLPGSSPSAPTPPPHRGRSGPLPPIPGQPQRGSPTAHPATARGGMPPPPPPANRGGPPPPPPPVHSVPSPPTSHFSHVSTPLAPHNMPPPPPPSSQHCSMGFPSPPVPSTPSRGGGGPPPPPPPPPPPPPPSNFPTPPRSVSGGPPPPAPESIGGGDGRGALLDQIRLGKKLRNVPDSVDAAAPTSPGSGEGIVGALMMVMQKRSKVIHSSDESEDEGGDDDEDDDEWDD is encoded by the exons ATGGCTCTGCCTCACAGTCCATCAGTGTGGAGCTTACAGCACAGTGGAGTGGTGTGCTTCGTCAAAGACAACCCGCAGCGCTCCTACTTCATACGCATGTTTGACGTCAAG ACAGGAAGGCAGATTTGGGAGCAGGAGATCTACAACCAAATAGTTTACTACTCCCCACGGTCGTTCTTTCACACCTTTCCTGCAGAT GATTGTCACGTGGGACTGAACTTTGCCGATGAGAAGGAAGCAGAGGCCTTCCAAAATGCTGTCCGggacaaaatcagtcaaagaaacaCCCGCCAAG agaagacagagaggaaacagcgccccctgccacctggtg ACAGAGGTGCTCTGCCTCCGCTGCCACCTGAAAAAG CATCATCTGGTAGCCCTGGATCTTATCGCATGGCTACTGTGGACATACAGAACCCAGATATCCAGTCTTCACGATACCGCTCGATGCCTTCTCCCGCCACTCTGTCGCCTTTGAGCAGCAAAGATAAGAAaaaggacaagaagaagaataaaaagggCCCCAAACTTTCCAAAGCAGACATAGGAGCACCCAGTGGATTTAA ACACGTTTCTCATGTCGGATGGGATCCCAACAATCTTGACCCTGATCTGTTGAATGTGCTCTCCAAAGCCGGGATCGGTGAGGCGGACATGAGAGATGAAGCGACTGCTCAGCTTATCTATAATGTCATCGAGCAGTCTGGAGGCATGGAGGCGGTAAAAAGGGAGCTGAGCAAAGAAG CTTCTGGACCTCCACTCCCTCCACCCAGCAGAGGCTCACTGCCTCCTCTGCCAGGCTCCAGTCCCTCCGCCCCGACCCCCCCACCTCATCGAGGCCGGTCTGGACCCCTGCCTCCCATCCCAGGCCAGCCACAGCGAGGGTCCCCGACTGCTCATCCAGCCACAGCACGTGGAGGGATGcctcccccaccacctccaGCCAACAGAGGTggtcctccaccaccaccaccacctgtaCACTCTGTCCCCTCACCTCCCACCTCACATTTCTCCCACGTCTCAACACCTTTGGCCCCCCACAACATGCCTCCTCCGCCACCACCGTCTAGCCAGCATTGCTCAATGGGCTTCCCATCTCCTCCTGTCCCGTCTACACCCAGCAGAGGGGGTGGAggcccaccacctcctcctccccctcctcctccaccacctccgcCTTCAAATTTCCCAACACCACCACGTTCTGTATCAGGTGGGCCTCCGCCACCTGCCCCCGAATCCATTGGAGGAGGAGACGGCAGAGGAGCCCTGCTGGATCAGATCCGACTGGGGAAGAAACTCAGAAAT GTGCCAGATAGTGTGGATGCTGCAGCGCCTACATCTCCAGGATCAGGTGAGGGCATCGTTGGTGCTCTCATGATGGTCATGCAGAAGAGGAGCAAAGTCATCCATTCATCTG ATGAAAGCGAAGACGAGGGCGGAGACGACGACGAGGACGACGACGAATGGGACGACTGA
- the LOC131469165 gene encoding sodium-coupled neutral amino acid transporter 3-like isoform X2 has translation MELEKINGHVKEDGFDGLDAMAEHEEFLPHKEGTKKEIHFTDFEGKTSFGMSVFNLSNAIMGSGILGLAFAMSNTGLILFIILLVFIAILSAYSIHLLLRSAGVVGIRAYEQLGNRAFGPPGKVVAGVVITIHNIGAMSSYLFIIKSELPLVIQAFLENDESSGEWYLNGNFLIIIVSAFIILPLALMKQLGYLGYTSGFSLSCMVFFLISVIYKKFNIACPLEDTQNNTSGYDDHHHGVNLTDDFCEAKMFTINSQTAYTIPILAFAFVCHPEVLPIYTELRDATKKRMQGVANISILAMFFMYLMTAVFGYLTFYGGVESELLHTYSRLGPRDVLILCVRLAVLVAVTLTVPVVLFPIRRALLQILFPDKPFHWARHILIAFCLIFLVNLLVIFVPSIRDIFGIIGATSAPSLIFILPGIFYVRIVPNEQEPLMSRPKIQAACFAALGFIFMVMSLSFIITDWVSGESRSGGGH, from the exons ATGGAGCTTGAGAAGATTAATGGTCATGTCAAGGAGGACGG gTTTGACGGACTTGATGCCATGGCAGAACATGAAGAATTTCTGCCACATAAAGAAGgcacaaagaaagaaatccaCTTTACAGAT TTTGAGGGAAAGACTTCATTTGGCATGTCCGTCTTCAACCTCAGTAACGCCATTATGGGCAGTGGAATTCTGGGATTGGCTTTTGCGATGTCCAACACTGGACTCATTCTCTTTAT taTCCTGTTGGTGTTCATTGCCATTCTCTCTGCATATTCGATTCACCTCCTGTTGAGAAGTGCTGGAGTTGTTG ggatCCGGGCTTATGAGCAGCTTGGAAATCGTGCTTTTGGCCCTCCAGGAAAagttgttgctggcgttgttATTACGATACACAATATTGGAG CAATGTCCAGCTATCTCTTCATCATCAAATCTGAGCTCCCACTCGTTATCCAAGCTTTTCTTGAAAATGACGAAAGCAGTGG AGAGTGGTACTTGAATGGAAACTTCTTGATCATCATTGTTAGCGCTTTCATCATCCTTCCTCTTGCACTCATGAAACAACTTG GTTACCTTGGCTATACAagtggcttctccctctcttgcatggtgtttttcctcatttcg GTTATCTACAAGAAGTTCAACATTGCGTGTCCGCTGGAGGACACGCAGAATAACACGTCTGGTTATGATGATCACCACCATGGCGTAAACTTGACAGACGACTTCTGCGAGGCTAAAATGTTTACCATCAACTCACAG ACCGCTTACACCATCCCAATTCTGGCCTTTGCTTTTGTCTGCCACCCAGAGGTGCTGCCAATCTACACTGAATTACGAGA TGCCACCAAGAAACGTATGCAGGGTGTTGCCAACATCTCCATCTTGGCCATGTTTTTCATGTACCTAATGACTGCCGTCTTCGGTTACCTCACCTTTTATG GTGGTGTGGAGTCAGAGCTGCTACACACCTACAGCCGCCTGGGCCCCCGGGATGTCCTCATTCTCTGTGTGCGTCTGGCTGTGCTGGTGGCCGTCACGCTGACCGTCCCTGTGGTTCTGTTTCCG ATCCGCAGAGCTTTGCTGCAGATCTTGTTCCCTGACAAACCTTTCCACTGGGCCAGACACATCTTAATTGCGTTTTGTCTTATCTTCTTGGTCAACCTCCTTGTTATCTTTGTGCCCAGCATCCGTGACATCTTTGGCATCATTG GAGCCACATCTGCCCCTTCCCTCATCTTCATCCTACCTGGTATCTTCTACGTCCGTATTGTTCCGAATGAACAGGAGCCTTTAATGTCCAGACCCAAGATTCAG GCTGCGTGCTTTGCTGCACTGGGATTCATCTTTATGGTCATGAGTTTGTCATTTATCATCACTGACTGGGTGAGTGGAGAGTCTAGAAGCGGAGGTGGGCACTAA
- the LOC131469165 gene encoding sodium-coupled neutral amino acid transporter 3-like isoform X1 has translation MSHLWQVKTRFQEKTQEEDSFHSAKGSYLKVSQAGTKMELEKINGHVKEDGFDGLDAMAEHEEFLPHKEGTKKEIHFTDFEGKTSFGMSVFNLSNAIMGSGILGLAFAMSNTGLILFIILLVFIAILSAYSIHLLLRSAGVVGIRAYEQLGNRAFGPPGKVVAGVVITIHNIGAMSSYLFIIKSELPLVIQAFLENDESSGEWYLNGNFLIIIVSAFIILPLALMKQLGYLGYTSGFSLSCMVFFLISVIYKKFNIACPLEDTQNNTSGYDDHHHGVNLTDDFCEAKMFTINSQTAYTIPILAFAFVCHPEVLPIYTELRDATKKRMQGVANISILAMFFMYLMTAVFGYLTFYGGVESELLHTYSRLGPRDVLILCVRLAVLVAVTLTVPVVLFPIRRALLQILFPDKPFHWARHILIAFCLIFLVNLLVIFVPSIRDIFGIIGATSAPSLIFILPGIFYVRIVPNEQEPLMSRPKIQAACFAALGFIFMVMSLSFIITDWVSGESRSGGGH, from the exons ATGTCCCATCTGTGGCAAGTTAAGACAAGATTTCAAGAG aaaacacaagaagaggattCTTTCCATTCAGCAAAAGGCAGTTATTTAAAAGTGTCTCAAGCGGGAACCAAAATGGAGCTTGAGAAGATTAATGGTCATGTCAAGGAGGACGG gTTTGACGGACTTGATGCCATGGCAGAACATGAAGAATTTCTGCCACATAAAGAAGgcacaaagaaagaaatccaCTTTACAGAT TTTGAGGGAAAGACTTCATTTGGCATGTCCGTCTTCAACCTCAGTAACGCCATTATGGGCAGTGGAATTCTGGGATTGGCTTTTGCGATGTCCAACACTGGACTCATTCTCTTTAT taTCCTGTTGGTGTTCATTGCCATTCTCTCTGCATATTCGATTCACCTCCTGTTGAGAAGTGCTGGAGTTGTTG ggatCCGGGCTTATGAGCAGCTTGGAAATCGTGCTTTTGGCCCTCCAGGAAAagttgttgctggcgttgttATTACGATACACAATATTGGAG CAATGTCCAGCTATCTCTTCATCATCAAATCTGAGCTCCCACTCGTTATCCAAGCTTTTCTTGAAAATGACGAAAGCAGTGG AGAGTGGTACTTGAATGGAAACTTCTTGATCATCATTGTTAGCGCTTTCATCATCCTTCCTCTTGCACTCATGAAACAACTTG GTTACCTTGGCTATACAagtggcttctccctctcttgcatggtgtttttcctcatttcg GTTATCTACAAGAAGTTCAACATTGCGTGTCCGCTGGAGGACACGCAGAATAACACGTCTGGTTATGATGATCACCACCATGGCGTAAACTTGACAGACGACTTCTGCGAGGCTAAAATGTTTACCATCAACTCACAG ACCGCTTACACCATCCCAATTCTGGCCTTTGCTTTTGTCTGCCACCCAGAGGTGCTGCCAATCTACACTGAATTACGAGA TGCCACCAAGAAACGTATGCAGGGTGTTGCCAACATCTCCATCTTGGCCATGTTTTTCATGTACCTAATGACTGCCGTCTTCGGTTACCTCACCTTTTATG GTGGTGTGGAGTCAGAGCTGCTACACACCTACAGCCGCCTGGGCCCCCGGGATGTCCTCATTCTCTGTGTGCGTCTGGCTGTGCTGGTGGCCGTCACGCTGACCGTCCCTGTGGTTCTGTTTCCG ATCCGCAGAGCTTTGCTGCAGATCTTGTTCCCTGACAAACCTTTCCACTGGGCCAGACACATCTTAATTGCGTTTTGTCTTATCTTCTTGGTCAACCTCCTTGTTATCTTTGTGCCCAGCATCCGTGACATCTTTGGCATCATTG GAGCCACATCTGCCCCTTCCCTCATCTTCATCCTACCTGGTATCTTCTACGTCCGTATTGTTCCGAATGAACAGGAGCCTTTAATGTCCAGACCCAAGATTCAG GCTGCGTGCTTTGCTGCACTGGGATTCATCTTTATGGTCATGAGTTTGTCATTTATCATCACTGACTGGGTGAGTGGAGAGTCTAGAAGCGGAGGTGGGCACTAA